The Molothrus ater isolate BHLD 08-10-18 breed brown headed cowbird chromosome 1, BPBGC_Mater_1.1, whole genome shotgun sequence genome includes a window with the following:
- the DEK gene encoding protein DEK, whose protein sequence is MSSVDSSKEDTMSSEKVDEKQPETENKAEESDEDEEEEEEEEEEEKEKSLIVEGKREKKKVDRLTMQVSSLQKEPFTITPGKGQKLCEIERIQFFLSKKKTDELRNLHKLLYNRPGTVASLKKNVGQFSGFPFEKGSDQYKKKEEMLKKFRNAMLKSICEVLDLERSGVNSELVTRILNFLMHPKSSGKPLPKSKKPQSKGGKKERTSSGTTRKAKRTKYPEILSDESSSEEDEKKEKDESSEEKESEDEPPRKASKREKSKKTTSKTKKAVKGANVKKADSSTTKKNQNSSRKESESEDSSDDEPLIKKLKKPPTDEELKETVKNLLANANLEEVTMKQICKEVYEKYPSYDLSDRKDFIKKTVKELIS, encoded by the exons ATGTCTTCTGTTGATTCATCAAAAGAAGATACAATGTCGTCAGAAAAAGTAGACGAGAAACAACctgaaactgaaaacaaagccGAGGAAagtgatgaagatgaagaagaggaagaggaggaagaggaagaagaaaagg AGAAGAGTCTCATTGttgaaggaaaaagggagaagaagaaggttGACCGACTGACCATGCAAGTGTCCTCACTGCAGAAGGAACCTTTTACAATTACACCGG GTAAAGGACAAAAACTCTGTGAAATTGAGAGGATACAGTTCTTTCTGAGTAAAAAGAAGACAGATGAACTTAGGAACCTGCACAAACTCCTCTACAACAGGCCAGGCACT GTTGCATCCCTAAAGAAGAATGTGGGTCAGTTCAGTGGGTTTCCCTTTGAAAAAGGAAGTGACCAAtataaaaagaaggaagaaatgttaaaaaa atttAGAAATGCAATGTTGAAAAGTATCTGTGAAGTTCTTGACTTGGAAAGATCAGGAGTCAATAGTGAGCTCGTAACCAGAATATTAAACTTCCTTATGCATCCAAAATCTTCGGGCAAG CCATTGCCAAAgtccaaaaaaccacaaagcaaaGGTGGCAAAAAAGAGCGCACTAGCTCTGGAACAACAAGAAAAGCGAAACGTACCAAGTACCCAGAGATCTTGTCAGATGAATCCAGTAgtgaagaagatgaaaaaaaggaaaaggacgagtcttcagaagaaaaagaaagtgaagatGAG cccCCAAGAAAAGcatctaaaagagaaaaatctaaaaagaCGACTTCTAAAACCAAGAAAGCTGTGAAGGGTGCAAATGTCAAGAAGGCAGACAGCAGCACTACTAAGAAAAACCAGAACAGTTCTAGAAAAG AAAGCGAGTCTGAGGATAGTTCAGATGATGAACCTTTGATTAAAAAACTGAAGAAGCCACCCACAGATGAAGAACTGAAGGAAACTGTCAAGAATTTGTTGGCCAATGCAAATTTGGAGGAGGTTACAATGAAACAAATCTGCAAGGAA gTGTATGAAAAATATCCTAGTTATGATTTATCTGACAGAAaagacttcattaaaaaaacagtcAAAGAG ttgATTTCATGA